Proteins encoded by one window of Cupriavidus sp. EM10:
- a CDS encoding CsgG/HfaB family protein produces MEVRNLKSCCLAGIVAAMGLAGCATETSTALPVQKVESASRPYHGVRTPIAVGKFDNRSNYMRGVFSDGIDRLSGQAKTSLVTHLQQTNRFNVLERENLDEIKREATIKKQAQKLKGADFVVTGDITEFGRKEVGDAQLFGILGRGREQVAYAKVSLNIVNINTSEVVYATQGAGEYKLSNREVIGFGGTASYDSTLNGKVMDLAMREAVNNMVNAIESGAWKPSQQ; encoded by the coding sequence TTTGGCCGGTTGTGCCACCGAGACGTCGACCGCCCTGCCGGTGCAGAAGGTGGAAAGCGCGAGCCGCCCTTATCACGGCGTGCGCACTCCCATCGCCGTGGGCAAGTTCGACAATCGCTCCAACTACATGCGCGGCGTGTTCTCGGACGGGATCGACCGTCTGAGCGGCCAGGCCAAGACCAGCCTGGTGACCCACCTGCAGCAGACCAACCGCTTCAACGTGCTCGAGCGCGAGAACCTCGACGAAATCAAGCGCGAAGCCACCATCAAGAAACAGGCCCAGAAGTTGAAGGGCGCCGATTTCGTCGTGACTGGCGATATCACCGAGTTCGGCCGCAAGGAAGTGGGCGACGCGCAGCTGTTCGGCATCCTGGGCCGTGGCCGCGAGCAGGTAGCCTACGCCAAGGTGAGCCTGAACATCGTCAACATCAATACCTCGGAAGTCGTCTATGCCACGCAGGGCGCCGGCGAATACAAGCTGTCGAACCGCGAGGTGATCGGTTTTGGCGGAACGGCTAGCTACGACTCCACGCTCAACGGCAAGGTGATGGACCTGGCCATGCGCGAGGCCGTCAACAACATGGTCAACGCGATCGAAAGCGGCGCCTGGAAGCCGTCCCAGCAGTAA
- a CDS encoding DUF799 domain-containing protein: MMRRMLTRIATLGTVLLFAGCAVPTGQMDYAAFKASRPRSIVVLPPLNESPDIKATYAMLSQTTYPLAESGYYVLPVALVDETFRQNGLTVPGDIHTVPVPKLREIFGADAALYVTVTDYGSRYQVLSSVTRVAANARLVDLKTGDELWSGTAVAANDSGNSGGGLIGMLVTAAINQAVNHATDASYPLAGTASARLLSAGTRNGILYGPRSPKYQSD; the protein is encoded by the coding sequence ATGATGCGTCGCATGCTGACCCGTATTGCTACCCTCGGCACCGTCTTGCTGTTCGCCGGCTGCGCCGTGCCGACCGGGCAGATGGACTACGCGGCGTTCAAGGCTTCGCGCCCAAGATCGATCGTGGTGCTGCCGCCGCTGAACGAGTCGCCTGATATCAAGGCGACGTACGCGATGCTGTCGCAGACCACGTATCCGCTGGCGGAGTCGGGCTACTACGTGCTGCCGGTGGCGCTGGTCGATGAAACCTTCCGCCAGAACGGCCTGACCGTCCCCGGCGACATCCACACCGTGCCCGTGCCCAAGCTGCGCGAGATCTTCGGCGCCGACGCTGCGCTGTACGTGACCGTGACTGACTACGGCTCGCGCTACCAGGTGCTGAGCAGCGTGACCCGCGTGGCGGCCAACGCCAGGCTGGTCGACCTGAAGACTGGCGACGAGCTGTGGAGCGGCACGGCGGTAGCGGCCAACGACAGTGGCAACAGCGGCGGCGGCCTGATCGGCATGCTGGTCACCGCGGCGATCAACCAGGCAGTGAATCACGCGACGGACGCCAGCTATCCCTTGGCCGGTACCGCCAGCGCACGCCTGCTGTCGGCGGGCACGCGCAACGGCATCCTGTACGGTCCGCGCTCGCCGAAATATCAGTCGGACTGA